Genomic DNA from Nonomuraea rubra:
ACGGGCGCCGAGCAGCGCCGGCACCTCGGCCTGGCCACGCCAGCTGAGGAGCAGCCCCGAGGCGTAACCGAGGTAGGAGTTGCCGGTCACCTTCAAGATCGCGTCGGACTCCTCGATCAACGCGGCCGCCGCGTCGAACTCGCCGGCGAAGATGTGCACGGCGGCGCGGTAGGTGAGGGCCAGGGGGAGGAAGTTGAGCGCACCGGTCTCGCGGGCCGTGCGGACCGCGTGCGTGGTCAGCTCATGCAACGTCCGGTCGTCCCACAGGTCCGCGGCGACCAGGTACGTCAGCCACAGCCAGCGCATGTTGTCGTCCTCGTCGCGTTCCGCCTCCCGCCGGAACGCCCGCAACGCACGCTGCAACTGCGGCGCGCCCTCGACGTACCCCTCGGCGAACCGCGTCGCCAGGCCGTCGAGCAGGCCGTCGACCGGCCGCGGCGGCCGTGGTCCCGCGGGCGCGGTGCGGGCGGCCTCCGCGACCTTCCGCAGGACGCCGGGCTCGCCCAGCCTGCCGGCGAAGACCGCTGATCCGATGGCCTCGATGTACGCTTCACGCGCCTGTCCCGCGTCGAAGGATGCCAGCCGGCCGGCCGCGTCGAGCAGCAGCGGCAGGGCCTCACCGCCGCGCCTTCGCGCGAAGACGATCTGGGCGCGAAGCCTGGACAGCTGTGCGCTCTGGAGTTCGGTCAACGGGCCCATCTCCGCCGAGACGAGCAGCTCCAGCGCCGCTTCCGGGGCCCCGGCCTCGAAGGCGGCCCGTCCCGCGGCCAGCGCCCTGGCTGCGCGCGGGGCCGGATCTGGCGTCAGCTCGGCCGCGCGCCTCAGGAACGCCGCCGCCGCCGCGATGCCGCCGCGGGCCTGGGCCCGGCCGGCCACCTGCTCCAGCTCGCCGGCCACGGCCTCGTCGGGCTCCAGCGCCGCGTGCGCACGGTGCCAGGCCCGGCGATCGGGGTCGGATGCGGGATCGGTCGCCCCGGCCAGCGCCTCGTGCGCCGCCCGCCGCTCCGGCAGCGAGGCCGCCGAGTACACCGCCGACCGCACCAGCGGATGCCGGAACCGCGCCCGTACCCCGAGCTCCAGCAGTCCCTCGGCCCGCGCGGGCTCCGCCGCGGACGAGGGAACTCCCAGCCGCCCGGCCGCCCGCAGGACCAGCAGGGGGTCGCCGGTCGGCTCGGCCGCCGCGACCAGCATCAGCGTCCGGGTCTCCGCCGGGAGCGCTCCCAGCCGGCGCCGGAAGCCGTCCTCGATCCGCGTCGGCACCGCCTGCGCCTCCACCAGCCCGAACTCGCCCGCCAGCTGAGCGGGGCTCAGCCCGCGTGGCAACTCCAGCAGGGCGAGGGGGTTGCCGTTCGTCTCGGCCAGGATCCGGTCTCGGACGCGCTGGTCGAGCCGGAACGGCACCACCGAGCGCAACAGCGCCAGGGACTCCGGCTTCGGCAGGCCACGCACCTCCAGATCCGCCAGCCCGTGGAACTGCTTGCCCGGCTCGCGCGCCGCGAAGATCAGCCCCACCGGCTCGGCCAGCAGCCGCCGCGCCACGAACGCCAGCACCTGCGCCGACGACTGGTCCAGCCACTGCACGTCATCGACGACGCACAGGAGCGCGCGTTCCTCCGCCGCCTCGGCCAGCAGGGTCAGCACCGCCAGCCCGACCAGGAACCGGTCCGGCGCGGGCCCCTGCCGCAGCCCGAACGCGACCGCCAGCGCGTCGCGCTGCGGACCCGGCAAGCCCTCGATCCGGTCCAGCAGCGGTGCCACCAGCAGGTGCAGGCCGGCGAACGCCAGC
This window encodes:
- a CDS encoding helix-turn-helix transcriptional regulator, with translation MDRQRERDELDGLLGDVRSGRGRALMLRGEAGVGKSALLRHAVEAAADMRVARAAGIESEMELAFAGLHLLVAPLLDRIEGLPGPQRDALAVAFGLRQGPAPDRFLVGLAVLTLLAEAAEERALLCVVDDVQWLDQSSAQVLAFVARRLLAEPVGLIFAAREPGKQFHGLADLEVRGLPKPESLALLRSVVPFRLDQRVRDRILAETNGNPLALLELPRGLSPAQLAGEFGLVEAQAVPTRIEDGFRRRLGALPAETRTLMLVAAAEPTGDPLLVLRAAGRLGVPSSAAEPARAEGLLELGVRARFRHPLVRSAVYSAASLPERRAAHEALAGATDPASDPDRRAWHRAHAALEPDEAVAGELEQVAGRAQARGGIAAAAAFLRRAAELTPDPAPRAARALAAGRAAFEAGAPEAALELLVSAEMGPLTELQSAQLSRLRAQIVFARRRGGEALPLLLDAAGRLASFDAGQAREAYIEAIGSAVFAGRLGEPGVLRKVAEAARTAPAGPRPPRPVDGLLDGLATRFAEGYVEGAPQLQRALRAFRREAERDEDDNMRWLWLTYLVAADLWDDRTLHELTTHAVRTARETGALNFLPLALTYRAAVHIFAGEFDAAAALIEESDAILKVTGNSYLGYASGLLLSWRGQAEVPALLGARAEWASTWNEGRSIGGRHYASAVVYNGSGRYREALTEAERACEYDDLGFAGFSLLELVEAAACGDAPEAAAAALPQIEERATASGTDWALGMLARSRALLSGGQAAGPLYREAIQHLQRSRAAAYLARTHLVYGEWLRRENRRADAGEQLRTAYDMLRRFGAEAFAERARRELLALGETVHPSTGSTPDRLTPRELQIARLARTGLSNPEIAARLFLSPRTVEYHLGKVFTKLALTSRHQLSQALPDEGHDGA